ACAAACCAGCAGTCAGACTTTCTGCCGAAGCGATTGACAAATTTTTATGTTTTAACAGTGCCGCCACTTTGCTTTTCAGCGACTCATCGTCATAACCATAAATATGTTTGCCGCAAGGTCTGTTGCGTATGATCTCTTCAAGCTGGTTTACAAGTGCTTCAGCTTTTTCCCTGGTCTCTTCAGCAGCCGTCAGACGTAGTGTGACCTCCCCGTCTGAAGCAAGTGGTGCTACGGTTGGGTTTGTCCCACTCATCAGATCCTCAACCATGGTCTCAAGCTCTGCTTCTCCTATACCAAAAAATCTTAAAACCCTTGAATAAATCGTTTGACTGTTTGATCTCTTTCGCAGCAAATAAGGAAGTAACTGATCAGTCAGCATTGGCTTCATTTCTCTCGGCGGCCCCGGAAGAAGGACCATCGTTGACTGTCCTTCGTCAATGACCATGCCGGGAGCCATGCCATGATGATTAAATAGAACCGCGCTTCCTTCTATCACAAGGGCTTGCTTACGATTATTGTCAGTCATTTCTCTCCCGGCTGATTTAAAATACTGTTCAATATAGTCAAGAGAAGACTGATCATAGACAAGCTTCCTATTAAGAATGGATGCAACTGTTTCCTTAGTTAAATCATCCTTTGTGGGACCAAGGCCTCCAGTAATAATGATCAGTTCAGAACGGCTTATAGCAGTGTTCAGCTCACTTGTCAGCCGATCAGCGTTATCCCCGATCACACTATGGCGGAAAACACCAATCCCAGCCTCGGCAAACCTTGATGAGATAAACTGTGCGTTTGTATTGGCAATCTGGCCAAGGAGTAATTCTGAGCCAACAGCAATAATTTCAGCGTTCATATTAACAGCTCCTTATTTTGAATCCCTGAATGCTCCCCAGTTCTTTACGAAATAATCGACACCTGACCATACTGTAAAAAATGCCGCAACATAGAGTGCGATAAGATCAAATGGAATAGAGAACATTTCAAAAAAGATGTTATGTAGCAGCAGTGCTGAAATCGCAACAATCTGCACCCACATTTTGATTTTACCAAGCATGGCAGCAGCATGAACCTCTCCTGAACCCGCTAGCACAAGTCTCAGTCCCGTAATTGCAAATTCTCTTGAGATAATGATGATTACCAGCCATGATGGCGCCATCTGAAGCTCCACAAGAATGATCAGCGCTGCTGATACAAGAAGTTTATCTGCTAAAGGATCCAGAAACTTACCGAGGTTAGTAACGAGGTTATATTTCCTTGCATAATATCCGTCTACCCAGTCAGTTGAAGCTGCAAAAATAAAAATCATGGCAGCAATAAAATGGTGAACCGGAATATCTGCACCAAGAATAGAAAGTTCTCCCCAACCAAAATCGATAAGCATAAAAATCATAAATAAAGGAATCAGAAAGATCCTGGAAATCGTAATTTTATTTGGTATGTTCATAAAATCTCTCCTTAAACAATGTTTTAGCAAAAAAATAGTCATCATTCCTGATGACTATCTTTTTTAGGACGCTGATTCGATTTCAAAAATCATGTTCTGAGTCACGGTGGAACCTCCGAATTCTACCTGTTCGCCATTTAACTGAACGGATGTAACAGAAGAATCTCCAACACGGACTCTGATCCAATCAAGACCGGATGCATCAAAATTCAAATCATTGCCGCTTTGAACGGCATTATCATACAAAATATTTCCTTCACGGTCCCGGATTGTAATCCAGGAGTTATCAGAGGCGATCTGAAGCGTCAGCTCTTCCTGGCTGTTTGTTACCGTGAAGTTATTATCTTCTCCCTGAACCCCTATGCTCTCAATTGAAAGTTCCTCAGCAGGAGGCTCTTGTTCAACGGGTTCTTCATCTGCTGGTTCTTCATCCGTACCTGCTGGTTCTTCCGGCGTTTCCTCAGCAGGTTCTTCAGTGCCCTCAGGCTGATCGATATTTACTGACTGCTCTGTTTCGGTATCAGGATTTGTATCTGCCTGGTTGCCTGGATCAGAAAGCTGCTGCACTACGATCCAGATTACAAAAGCAATCCCAATTAACACACCTATCCCAAGAACGGTTGGAAGTATGTTCATTACAGGGGTAGCTCTTCTGGATGAACCTTTCGATTTCACACGGGATAAATTCACCGGGATTGATTCATCGTTATTTTTCGGTATATCCGAGGAATACGTCTCGAACAGCTCCTCAGGATTTAATTGAACCGCCTCAGCGTACTGTTTTATAAATGCCCGGATATAAAAGGAGCCCGGCATAGCGGAGTAATCGCCTTCTTCAATTCCCTGAAGATATCTTTTTTGAATTTTTGTTACTTTTTGAAGCTCTTCTAAAGAATACCCTTTCGCTTCTCTGGCTTCTTTTAGACGATTTCCTAGTTCAGTCAATTTCCCACACCTGCCAATATTTTAAAAGTCAAATTCTCCAAAATCAGATCCGCTGAACATATTGTTTTTTGGTACCATTTCGTATGTAATCTCTTCGTCATGATCGTGTCTCAGCTCAATAATATAATCAAAATCTTCTATTGAATACTCCGTATTTTCAACAAACACATCCGGGTGTTCAATCACCTTTATGGAAGGCATTCTCATAACCTCCCTGACAAGCTGCCAGTGCTTTTCACTCGCTCTTCTCGTGGAGACAACACCATCTAAAATAAAGAGATTATTCTCATTATATTCATCTTCAATGAGCTTATCCCTGATGGTCTGCTTTAACAATGTCGATGATAAAAAGAGCCACTTTTTATTTGCACATACACTTGCAGCCACGATTGATTCGGTTTTCCCCACTCTCGGCATCCCTCTGATTCCAATCAGCTTATGACCGTCCTGTTTGTAAAGCTCCGCCATAAAGTCCACCAGCAGCCCGAGCTCATCCCGTATAAAACGAAACGTTTTCCGGTCATCCGCGTCTCTTTGAATATAACGTCCGTGACGCACAGCCATCCGGTCACGCAGTTTAGGTTCTCTCAGCTTCGTCATCTGAATGGTATCCATTGTCTGAAGAATGGTTTCAAGCCGAAGAATCTGTTCGTCACTTTTAGCTAAAAGCAACATTCCACGCCGGCCCTCATCTACACCATTAATGGTTACAATATTAATTTCCAGCATGCCAAGTAAGGATGAAATGTCACCGAGCAGTCCAGGACGGTTTTTCTGAATTTCATATTCCAAATACCATTCTTTCCGCTCCATGAAAACAGCTCCTTAATATGACGATTTTCGAGGAATTTCTATATTGATAATAATAAATCATTTCGTTGTAATAGAAAAGGAAAAGTCTGAAATCAAAATAAAAAAGGAGGATTTTCCTCCTTTTTTCCTCTTTTGACAGTATCACTTGACGAAGCGCTAACACTGATATTCTGATTTTAGTGAGGGGATGATCCGCTGACGAGTTTAATCATCAG
The nucleotide sequence above comes from Jeotgalibacillus aurantiacus. Encoded proteins:
- a CDS encoding competence/damage-inducible protein A encodes the protein MNAEIIAVGSELLLGQIANTNAQFISSRFAEAGIGVFRHSVIGDNADRLTSELNTAISRSELIIITGGLGPTKDDLTKETVASILNRKLVYDQSSLDYIEQYFKSAGREMTDNNRKQALVIEGSAVLFNHHGMAPGMVIDEGQSTMVLLPGPPREMKPMLTDQLLPYLLRKRSNSQTIYSRVLRFFGIGEAELETMVEDLMSGTNPTVAPLASDGEVTLRLTAAEETREKAEALVNQLEEIIRNRPCGKHIYGYDDESLKSKVAALLKHKNLSIASAESLTAGLFASELATVAGISSSLKGSAVVYSPDAKQSVLKVSAETISSHGTVSQQCAEEMAVHVMSLFDADIGIGFTGVAGPGPFEGKEEGTVWISLASRDGRLNSKQLHLQGERNFKRIRAVKHGLFELIRFINR
- a CDS encoding DUF3388 domain-containing protein, translated to MERKEWYLEYEIQKNRPGLLGDISSLLGMLEINIVTINGVDEGRRGMLLLAKSDEQILRLETILQTMDTIQMTKLREPKLRDRMAVRHGRYIQRDADDRKTFRFIRDELGLLVDFMAELYKQDGHKLIGIRGMPRVGKTESIVAASVCANKKWLFLSSTLLKQTIRDKLIEDEYNENNLFILDGVVSTRRASEKHWQLVREVMRMPSIKVIEHPDVFVENTEYSIEDFDYIIELRHDHDEEITYEMVPKNNMFSGSDFGEFDF
- the pgsA gene encoding CDP-diacylglycerol--glycerol-3-phosphate 3-phosphatidyltransferase, producing the protein MNIPNKITISRIFLIPLFMIFMLIDFGWGELSILGADIPVHHFIAAMIFIFAASTDWVDGYYARKYNLVTNLGKFLDPLADKLLVSAALIILVELQMAPSWLVIIIISREFAITGLRLVLAGSGEVHAAAMLGKIKMWVQIVAISALLLHNIFFEMFSIPFDLIALYVAAFFTVWSGVDYFVKNWGAFRDSK
- a CDS encoding helix-turn-helix domain-containing protein → MTELGNRLKEAREAKGYSLEELQKVTKIQKRYLQGIEEGDYSAMPGSFYIRAFIKQYAEAVQLNPEELFETYSSDIPKNNDESIPVNLSRVKSKGSSRRATPVMNILPTVLGIGVLIGIAFVIWIVVQQLSDPGNQADTNPDTETEQSVNIDQPEGTEEPAEETPEEPAGTDEEPADEEPVEQEPPAEELSIESIGVQGEDNNFTVTNSQEELTLQIASDNSWITIRDREGNILYDNAVQSGNDLNFDASGLDWIRVRVGDSSVTSVQLNGEQVEFGGSTVTQNMIFEIESAS